In the genome of Meles meles chromosome 2, mMelMel3.1 paternal haplotype, whole genome shotgun sequence, one region contains:
- the HSD17B13 gene encoding 17-beta-hydroxysteroid dehydrogenase 13 — protein sequence MNIILDLLLLLLTIIYSYLEALVKVFFPRRRKSVAGEIVLITGAGHGIGRWTAYEFAKRKSRLVLWDINKRGVEETAAECRKLGATAHAYVVDCGNRDDIYNSVKQVKKEVGDVTILVNNAGTIYPADLLSTKDEEITRTFEVNILGHFWITKALLPSMMKRNHGHIVTVASVCGHGVIPYLIPYCASKFAAVGFHRALTSELETLGKTGIKTSCLCPVFVNTGFTKNPSTRLWPLLETDTVARSLIDGILTNKKMIFVPSYFNIYIILDKFLPERALAAINHLQNIQFEAVIGHKTKMK from the exons ATGAATATTATCCTGgatctcctcctgctcctgctcaccATCATCTACTCCTACTTGGAGGCACTGGTGAAGGTTTTCTTTCCCCGAAGGAGAAAATCGGTGGCTGGGGAGATCGTTCTCATTACAGGAGCCGGGCATGGAATCGGGAGGTGGACTGCATATGAATTTGCAAAACGGAAGAGCCGGCTGGTTCTGTGGGATATTAATAAG CGCGGTGTTGAGGAAACAGCAGCCGAATGCAGAAAACTGGGGGCCACTGCCCACGCCTATGTGGTGGACTGCGGTAACCGAGACGACATTTATAACTCTGTGAAGCAG gtAAAGAAAGAAGTGGGAGATGTGACCATCCTGGTGAATAATGCCGGGACAATATATCCAGCTGACCTTCTTAGTACCAAGGATGAAGAGATCACTAGAACTTTTGAGGTCAACATCCTGGGACATTTTTGG ATCACAAAAGCACTTCTTCCATCCATGATGAAGAGAAATCATGGCCACATTGTCACAGTGGCTTCAGTGTGTGGCCATGGAGTGATTCCTTATCTTATTCCATATTG TGCCAGCAAATTTGCTGCTGTTGGCTTCCATAGAGCTCTGACATCAGAACTTGAAACCTTGGGGAAAACTGGAATCAAAACCTCGTGTCTCTGCCCAGTTTTTGTGAATACTGGGTTCACCAAAAACCCAAGCACAAG ACTGTGGCCTCTCTTGGAGACAGACACAGTTGCAAGAAGCTTGATAGACGGAATACTTACCAATAAGAAGATGATTTTTGTTCCATCGTATTTCAATATCTATATAATACTAGACAA atTTCTTCCTGAACGAGCCTTGGCAGCTATAAATCATTTACAGAACATTCAATTTGAAGCAGTGATTGGccacaaaaccaaaatgaaatga